From one Perca flavescens isolate YP-PL-M2 chromosome 19, PFLA_1.0, whole genome shotgun sequence genomic stretch:
- the LOC114545350 gene encoding uncharacterized protein LOC114545350: MICSILLLIILTSCVSGTLVVNVTQTSYQAEENHHITLEWTFTTNPHTSLDSLSIFCELLTDLKNPGLFHLHEGVEVPESQDEQFAGRVQWDKDVLREGRLRLHVSRLRTEDSGLYLCDVLTDYGSNSGRCWLNVTAARDRPEPETPNTTSPPNTTSPPQPESRGRIGLYCGLGLTAALLADSKDHRTERHQTRCPDLCGYDDAVNLALHYILQHLDSAGTYAGILFVDFSSAFNTIIPALLQEKLSQPGVPDSTFR, from the exons ATGATCTGCAGCATCCTGCTGCTCATCATCCTGACctcctgtgtctctg GAACATTAGTAGTGAATGTGACCCAGACCTCCTATCAGGCAGAGGAGAACCACCACATCACACTGGAGTGGACCTTCACAACCAACCCTCACACTTCCCTCGACTCTCTTTCTATCTTCTGTGAACTGTTAACTGATCTCAAGAATCCAGGCCTGTTTCATCTCCATGAAGGAGTTGAGGTCCCAGAGTCTCAGGATGAACAGTTTGCAGGACGAGTCCAGTGGGACAAAGACGTCCTCAGAGAAGGACGACTCAGACTTCATGTGTCCAGACTCAGGACTGAAGACTCGGGACTGTACCTGTGTGATGTGCTCACAGATTATGGGAGTAACTCTGGTAGATGTTGGCTCAATGTCACTG CAGCGAGGGATCGGCCTGAACCTgagacaccaaacacaacaagtccaccaaacacaacaagtcCACCACAACCAGAGAGTCGGGGAAGGATCGGTCTCTACTGTGGACTGGGACTGACAGCAGCTCTGCTGGCTGATT CCAAGGACCACAGGACTGAACGACATCAGACCCGATgccctgacctctgtggttatgaCGATGCAGTAAACCTGGCCCTCCACTACATCCTCCAGCACCTGGACTCTGCAGGAACCTACGCCGGGATCCTGTTTGTGGATTTCAGCTCTGCCTTTAATACCATCATCCCAGCTCTGCTCCAGGAGAAGCTCTCCCAGCCTGGTGTGCCTGACTCCACCTTTAGGTGA
- the LOC114545352 gene encoding CD276 antigen-like — translation MVQSTFAFSTLCANDRPQVIGASQPIVAPLGGDVILPCHVEPQLNVEELTVEWWRPDVPPDPRDPQSNYRYVHRYHDKQHEEDMKKPSYAGRTEMFTDGLKHGNISLKISNVKLSDQGRYRCQIPQLGRASLIMLNVEPRSVETWTTKTPLHPHNLQSPGPNHETDVKGDRLYLSADPGSGCLTDPGYGSKGSRQRVCRCSSVYPGE, via the exons ATCGGCCTCAGGTGATCGGGGCGTCTCAGCCAATCGTGGCCCCTCTGGGTGGTGATGTCATCCTGCCGTGTCACGTGGAGCCTCAGCTGAACGTGGAGGAGCTGACGGTGGAGTGGTGGAGGCCGGACGTCCCACCGGACCCTAGAGATCCACAGAGCAACTACCGGTATGTCCACCGTTACCATGACAAACAGCACGAGGAGGACATGAAGAAGCCGTCGTACGCCGGGAGGACGGAGATGTTCACAGACGGCCTGAAACACGGAAACATCTCGCTAAAGATCAGCAACGTGAAGCTCTCTGACCAAGGGAGATACAGATGTCAAATCCCCCAGTTGGGGAGGGCTTCACTTATTATGCTTAATGTTG AGCCACGCTCTGTTGAAACCTGGACGACAAAGACACCGCTGCATCCCCATAATCTCCAAAGTCCAGGTCCAAACCATGAGACTGATGTTAAAG GTGATCGACTCTATCTGAGCGCCGATCCTGGGTCTGGCTGTCTTACTGATCCTGGCT aCGGCTCTAAAGGATCCAGACAAAGGGTGTGCAGGTGCAGCAGTGTGTATCCCGGTGAGTGA